ATTTCAGTCCATATTTTGTATCTGGGTCAGATACTATTGATATAAAACTCTATCCAATTCCTGAATATAATCAGCCGGAAGTGGCAGAAACTGCACAGCCGGAGACATCCCCACAGGAAAATCAGGAAACTCCGGTAGAAGAACTTTCCGAAGAAATACCAGATTATCTTCCGGAACCAGATTTCTCAATGATATCTTTTGGTGAAAATATTGATCAGGAAATTCCAGAACTCGAAGATGCTTCTGCAGAATCAAATAAAACTAAAGAAGTAATCGTAGAAAATGACGGTGTATTCAGTATTTCAGAAGGGCTTGAGTATTCAGGTGTTGTTCAGGATGCTGATTTTAAAAAACTGGTAGATTCTATTCTATAAATACCTACTTGTACTAAATCCCGCATAGAATTATAATAATTTCGTTATTTTTTTTTAACGGAAGGTTTCTTATGACATTGGAGATGCTTGATAAGGCTGTGCGCCGTGTACCTGATTTCCCAAAACCAGGAATTCTTTTCTATGATATTACAGGAGTTCTTGTAAATCCTGATGCTCTTAAATTTTGTATTGAGCAGATGATTGAAAAATATAAGGATGTTAAATTCGATGCAGTTGCAGGTGTAGAAAGCCGTGGTTTTATTTTTGCAGCTCCATTTGCAGAAAAGCTCGGAATTCCTCTCGTATTGATTCGCAAAAAAGGAAAGCTCCCTGGAGAAACATACCAGTGCAGCTATTCTCTTGAATATGGTACTGCAACAATAGAAGTTCACAAAGCCGACATTAAAAAAGGCGGACGCT
The Treponema bryantii DNA segment above includes these coding regions:
- a CDS encoding adenine phosphoribosyltransferase; translated protein: MTLEMLDKAVRRVPDFPKPGILFYDITGVLVNPDALKFCIEQMIEKYKDVKFDAVAGVESRGFIFAAPFAEKLGIPLVLIRKKGKLPGETYQCSYSLEYGTATIEVHKADIKKGGRYLVVDDLIATGGTLAAAKNLIEQGGGEVTDFFGVIGLPALNYKSVLAPCNVTTLINYDGE